The nucleotide sequence TCATGTTTACATAGACCCGCCACCGCATGACTCAGCTCGTTGTCGTTTGTCATTTTTACAGCTTCaacacacagtgaggacagaGCATACAGGCCCAAATATAGAGCCTGAGGAGGGAACTAAATATAAAACCGATGCCGGGAGGAACCAAAAATACAGGAGCCAcggaatgggggggggggggggggggggattataAATACAGGTGCTCACCGAGCATTTCCCCACTCGGCTGTACTTCCTCCCATTTTCTGCCACAGCGTAGATATAGATGTAGTTGTCGTGGGAGCCGATCACCAGGAAGTTACCATCTAagtaaaacagaagaagagaggaagattATCGgtggtaaaataaaataaaatggagaTGCAGATAAGCTAAGGTTAATAATTAACATTATAACAGCAATTTTGTAAACTGATTttagaaatattattttatgaaaccataaaatcacaatatataacttttttttgtataataattattgtttttcctTGGACACAAGTTAATTCTGTCAATGTCCAAATGGGTAAACAGACAGTGGAAACAACACTCTGCAGTTCTCAGGGGAAACAGAGTGCAGTTGTCAGCACACCTGGCCCGTAGCTCATGACAGACAGCTGTTCATTCCCATCTGTGTGCACTGTGACAAGATCCTTAGAGTCAGTGTCCAGCACCAGCCACCTGCAGGGACAGTGACAGACTGCTCAGACAACTTGTTCTTCAGTAAAACACTATATTTATTTAGAAAGTGAAAAGAGAGAAGTGTtatttatatcatatatatatatttgtgatGGAAACCCCTACCTGCCAGTCTGAGTTCCAATGGCGACCACAGCTCCAGACGGGTGGAAGCCTGCTGATTGGGCAGAATCCTGCcagaaacagaaggaaaaggacatttgaAGCTTCAGTGTGTAGAAGGTAGGATGCTTAAAGTTTTTGGTTCACGTCCAAAAACTATAATATGTACATGTGAAAATGGAAAATCTTGCACTAAAGAAATGCCACATTATCTACTGTTAGTATTATCAAGTGTACTGATTTTTCCAAAATGCAGTTTACACAAGTTTAGTGTAGAAACTTTAAACCTTCAGCACATAAACAGTGAGAATAATTTTTTAAGTAAAGTAGGACACATAAAATCTTGAAGGATGACGAAAAATATCAGTGTATCCAAAGTGGATTTTTAAATGAGGGTGGAGAAATTGATTTTATAAAAGtgattgaactgaactgaagttTTTTCATGTCATGAAACGTCCAAATAGGATCGTTAATGTCAAAAATCAAAATCTGTTAATTGCAGATTTTCCAAGTCATTTCTTTCTGGTTGTTTCCATGCACATTCATTTCAAAACATACATCTATACCATATAATACATACataatacaatacattttagtaattaaatataatatttctAATGTTTGATAAATTACGATGACCTGACTCATTATCTCTCATGTGATGTGTAATTTCCCCTGGCTGACCCCAGGGGGCAGTGTTGACTAAACTTACCTCCATACTCTTGGTCCAGATGAGCTGATGGGAACTCGAGTCCCACAGACAGACCTGCCTGTCATATCCACATGTAAGGAACTGAGGCTTCAAGGGGTGGACAGCCAGACCCCACAGCTCATCTGTGTGAccctgcagaggagaggagaggagagtgttCTTCTTTTGCTTACAACATCACAGATTTACAAATGTAAGCCTTAGCAGAGCTGCAAGTTGAGGTTGTGctgctttttctctgtgttaTATCTTTGTAAAAGTAAGATTTTTGGGCTGTGAACTGTTGGTCAAATTAAACCAGTGGTCAGCTTGGACTCTGGTGgactattttcattattttctgacattttacggTTCTTTTATTGAAGtaccaagaaaataaaaatacactcaGTCCAATTTAATTTGGAAACGATGATCCCTTTGAACCATTAAAAAGCAGCACAAAATAAgttgaaacagaaaataatttgCTCTTGTGAGGAGAAATATAATCCGTCATTTGCATATTTGAGTTTTCAAAAGGAACATAAAATTATTCTGTcgtttcttatttttttatttacttttttcatcATATTGTCATAAGTATTCTTATTAGTATTTATgcttgtataaaaaaaaaaatgcaataaaaccaaaatgtatttagcatTTACCTGTGTGATGGGCATGAATTCTCCATCCAGACTTCCTTGCAAAACAAAGTTCTTGGTGGTCCCGATGAGCACAGTCTCCCCTCTTCCCTCCGCTATAGTCCGGATGGGACCAAACAGCTCAGGCACCTGCGGAGggaaaaacacattaatcatGTAAACCATATGTTCACCTGCAATCCAACACTTGCCAGGATAAACAtcaactcatttttttttactgcataaTGAAATGAGGTCTCTTTGGAGCAAATAAGACGTGAGCAAACCATAATTTCCACTGCTATAAATATCCATGAATCACAGTGAGAGCACAAACCTATCTCATCCTCTGTAATATTTATGATATCGTGCAGTATTCAGAACGCAGAGTCCGCCGCCTCAGGCAGGAGTGCAATTTCCGACTCATATACCCAACCTACTTAAAAAAGAAGGAGCTGCAGCTTAACATTTTATTAACGCATATTAACAGAACGTGGATCATTAGGATGCTGTACAGCTCTGCATTAAAAGTCCACGCAGTCTTGTAGCTAAATTCTTTTCTTAAGTAGAACTTATGCATTTTATCCCTGAGATGATGTGCGATTCAAAGAAATCTCAAGAGACGGAAACTCTGACTTCTGTTGAACTTTTTCCCACCTCCACTGTTTGTATCTGCTGGTAGCTGCTGTCCCAGCAGACGAGCCTGCGGTCCTTCCCTCCAGACACCAATGTGCCGTTCCTCAGCGTGGACAGAGCAAAGATGCTGCCCTCGTGAGCCCCTTGGATGACGTGGCTGATGCGATTAGTGCCTGCGTGACAGAGATGGGATGAGATGGATGAGAAGGTTCAGTTGGTCGGACATAAAGGTCGACTGCTTGAAGAGGGCAGATTAACGGACAggcagatagacagacagacagccagacGGGCGCGGTGCCCATCAGATCAATCAGAGACAAAAAGGGAGATGGTGCAGTTTTGAAGTTCTGATATTTGTGTAAATATTGACACTCATACAAGAGGGATTGAACTCCTCTCATTGGACCACTCTGTATTGATAGAGCTTGAAGGATTGAATGAGTGAACATGCCTTTTCCCCACACCAGGATGTTTCCACTTGAGTCTCCTGTGATGGCATCTCCATTTTCTGCAAAggtcacacacaacacaaacttgGGCTTCTCCTGTTTCtgcaagaaacaaaacaaaacaaaaaacagaatgtttcttcctttttgctAGATTTGCACTGATTGTCTCAACAGTGCAGAGCAATAGATGGGATCATATCCCAACACAGGCCGCCATGTTCGAATTTGTTCCTCATATCAGACTTTATTTCATGACCTTCTCTTTCATAAGGGCCACAAGTGATGTGCCAGGGGGCCGGACTATTACATTTTCTGTATATTGCATCGTATCATGTCCTATCATTTTGTACTGTATCGTTGAATATCCCACtgtattgttttgtatgtatCATATCATACTGTATCATTCCATATCGTATCATATCATACAGTTTCGTATTGTACTGTATCGTACTGTATAATTTCTTGGAGTTGTCTATTTGACTTACACGGCCTAAGTGAAAACTTTTTAACGTAATAAGAGTAATTCTGTGCATTGCAACATACataggcaagtttatttgtatagcacaattcagacacaaggcaactcaaagtgctttacaggcacacacaaattacattaaataacTAATAAATGGGCTAATTAGCCCACGAACAAAGCTAACAAATGGTTGGAATGAGGTTGTTTAAGGGCTGCATTCAGTCCACATGCTGCCAGTTCAATAGACCTGCTTAATGGTATTGATCAAACTGTGTGAAGCAGTCTGGTGTCCTACCTCAAACAGGCCTTGCTTCTTGACCAGCATGCCTTTCTCCAGGCTCCAGAAATAGAGATGAGACTTGCCGCAGGTCACTATGACGTTGCAGTCTGTTGGGTGAAAGTCTGCAGCGAACACCGACTCGTTGGAGCACTGAATCGAAACACGTAAGACACGAAATGGTGAGTCATTGACACTGGTAGAATGTTATGTCTTAGAGGGTAACTCcaacatttttacacattgaaatgtgtttataggTCCACAGgtggagtactactgcatatgtgaaaacgtgctataaagccttttgtggctccagaggaagctgcatgtaatctgataaattgcttccagtgatgtcactcagttgcaTTGTCTGTAATGCAGTTGTAGTCACCAAGACccgtaaacacactttaatgagtGAAATTGGCAGAGTAAGCCTTTAAAAGGTCTATTTAatgcacatgtacacacataccTTGACCTCAGCcagtctgtcctctctctgccaGTCCCAGACGGAGAGGACGTGGTCATTCGAGTCGTCTACcacacacaatgtgtttccACCATTCTAACGAtcacaaaaaagacacaaacccGTGTTTTTGCAACGTCAGAACAGACATGGCATGTCAGACATGGCCTTAAAAACTCCTTGTTAGGTGTGTCTATGCTGTTTCCTCACCGACTTGGAAAAAGCCAGGCAGACCAAGGCTCGGTCAAAGAAGCCTGTGCCCAGAACGTGGAGTGTGTTGAGGCTGACGGAGTCCCACACACGGACATGAGGAGCTAGCTGCTGCCAAGGAaaaccgcacacacacacacacacacacacacacacacacacacacacacacacacggtcacaaAGTCATATCTTCAGAAAGAAATGATGTGTGGCTAAATTCAATAGAAAGACTGTATGTGTTTCAGCTCCTCAGTTGGGTAAAAACATAATAAGAAAACAGCAAAACCATAACTCCTCGATCCAATAATAAATCAGTCGCTGAGAGCTGAAGTGATAAAATATCAATCTCTCTCACTTACTTTCCCATCCGAAGAGGTGCCCGCCACCTGCCCAGTTGCTATGGTGATTTTATCAGGATGGACAGCCAAGCtggtgaagaagaagatgtaaaaaaaaaaaacagaaaaaaaaacacagacatgaaactGGTTAAAAGGCTTTCAACATCAAAAGAGACGCGTGAATATAGATGAGCAACTTGCTCACAGGACATGAAAGGCAGCATTTGGTGAGGGAGGTTTTTAAAGCTGTGAATATGATATTCACTGTAACTACCACACACCGCCGTCTGCTCTAATGTGAGGGGGGAAAATGAAACAGTTTAAGATAAAGTCATCCTCTTTTGGGTATGATGGTGTAGCAACACTCGTAGCGCGTGTAAAGCTCCAACATTTGGCTTCAAAGGAGTAAGAATCTGTTTTCAATCTGTCCTTCTGATCTGTTATCCAAAGTGTTCATTAATTATTTGAACTTTCATTAACCCCAGAGTGTTGAAACATAATCATGGCAGACTTTTGAAGGCTTAGCTGCACTTTACATTTTCCCACAGACATACTTAAATGCCTGTGTAGAAATGAGTAGAAAAATATACTGAAAAGacctttgtctctgtgtttgtacCCTTAACAGAAGAAAGACATGCCGTGAATAAGCTTTAAAGCCTGAGAGGATTGTAGAAATAGTGTTGGAATATCAGCTCCAACAGGGAAAAGTGATGAAAAGTAGATGACAGATGTGATATATGCTGCAGTCGACTGCATGTGGAGGCACCAGTCCCTCGGGTCATGTGCGTCTCTCACCATTTGATGTCATCTGTGTGTCCGGTGTAGTGTCTCTGCAGCTGCTCATCCACATTGAAGAGGACGACTACAGAGGCGATGAAGTACACCGTCTCTCCAGTGGGCAGCAAGTAAAGGTTGGAGCGACAGTCTCGACCGCGGTAGCCGTAACTGGTGGTCATACAGGTCAAGGAGTAAAACAAGAATAATGCCAGTGCGATAACACTTCCTGGATGGAGCTTCTCACTtttgaagatttgctgcttttttgtcTCTAATAGTAAACTGGATACGGGAAGTTTGAAGACATCAGTGCAATTTTCATAAATTATTCCTAGCCCCCATGACACCTGAATGATGATGGTTGCTTAGCTGGTACTGCCGTTGTCCATGGTAGCAGGATGCCATCCCACTTTATTCGAGCGATTGGTAAGGCATGTCATTACTTTGTGTAGATCTAAGTTAGCAACTTTATCATGTGAACACTACTAAAACTAGCTCGCTAGGCAAACACTTCGAAAGCCTTGAAATTGTGCATTTATTATTGGTCTTTGTCAGACGACGTATAACTTGACTGCTGGCCTTGTGGGTCTAACCGCCATATTGGATGTATTATGCGTGCAAGGCTGGTCTGCAGTCAAGTATgtcatgttttccttttctttcgcTTAATTCTAATTGGTTAAATGGCTTGCTCGAAAAGTATCATCCATAATCGTTATCCTAGTAACCTCCCCAGAAAACTTGTGTTACGTTACTATCTGTTTTATAGACCAAGACATGAATTGAGAGGAAAACGTTATTCGTTCCACGTTAAAAAGTTAAAGCAGCTATGAGAAACAAttattttgtgttgattctggcggcccctgtggacaaaagtggtatgaGCATCAACGCCTCCTGAGATAAATATATCGATCTGGCTACTGTGCATTTATTGAAGAAGTAATTTTTAATATTAGCtgtcttttttaaacacagctgtttgcaggatgaaCATCAATTAagttatgtatatatttttgacaGTGATAACATAACAGTGAAACGTCAAAGGCACATTTGAATGAGTTCATCAGTCTACTCGTTGCTATATTAAATCATCTATCTAATGTATGCGTGTCACCGATTCATTTTTATAATCTCTCTTTAATCTAGTTCATACTGGATTCAACATACAAAATATGCGGCCTACatgtttatttcagtgtgtgtgtgtgtgtgttctcttctCAGATTTAATCTCTTCTTTGTCTCCCTTACGGCTCTTTCTCCTTCGGCTTTCTGCTCGACTGAACAACAAACTACATTCATTCTTCCTTCAGtaaatgaaagagagagagagagagagagagacagagagagagagagagagagcagcgaataaaacaaaataaaaataaaacagcacaagAGGAGCTGCTGACTGGTTGCGTCTCAGCCCTGCCAGCTGTTTGCAGGTTATTACTGACTGCAGGCTGCAGAGCGATGAGGCCGACTCCGACTGCGGCAGCCCGGCACGTTGAAAATGAACATCTGAGCAGATCTACTCTGACAGGCGGCGAGAGGAGACGACACATTTGTCGGCTTCCTCTCTTAACTACATCACAGGGCAATCTTGATTTACTCACCTCACGAGATTACTTCTCAAAACTTTT is from Sparus aurata chromosome 16, fSpaAur1.1, whole genome shotgun sequence and encodes:
- the eml1 gene encoding echinoderm microtubule-associated protein-like 1 isoform X2 — translated: MEDGFSSYSSLYDTSSLLQFCNDDSASAASSMEVTDRIASLEQRVQMQEDEIQLLKSALADVVRRLNASEEQQAMGSRRGPTKDPALMRKSSSADSNVGKPARPMIATLPLRPTVNNGTILPKKGSGTLPSPSGSGSRKDNSTPAKRFLYLPLSTVRRANSNEHVGTLTRKDSGDKGNRTRAGSTGSNSSGKRSDSKQRDPVFNAGMRRVTHCKEEGYVKMYLKGRPITMFMPKEKVDSYCLEAKADLPSNKLKLDWVYGYRGRDCRSNLYLLPTGETVYFIASVVVLFNVDEQLQRHYTGHTDDIKCLAVHPDKITIATGQVAGTSSDGKLAPHVRVWDSVSLNTLHVLGTGFFDRALVCLAFSKSNGGNTLCVVDDSNDHVLSVWDWQREDRLAEVKCSNESVFAADFHPTDCNVIVTCGKSHLYFWSLEKGMLVKKQGLFEKQEKPKFVLCVTFAENGDAITGDSSGNILVWGKGTNRISHVIQGAHEGSIFALSTLRNGTLVSGGKDRRLVCWDSSYQQIQTVEVPELFGPIRTIAEGRGETVLIGTTKNFVLQGSLDGEFMPITQGHTDELWGLAVHPLKPQFLTCGYDRQVCLWDSSSHQLIWTKSMEDSAQSAGFHPSGAVVAIGTQTGRWLVLDTDSKDLVTVHTDGNEQLSVMSYGPDGNFLVIGSHDNYIYIYAVAENGRKYSRVGKCSGHSSFITHLDWSVDSQYLVSNSGDYEILYWIPSVCKQVVSVETTRDIEWATYTCALGFQVFGLWPDGSDGTDINAVCRTNDKSLLVTGDDFGKVHLFSYPCSQFRAPSHAYGGHSSHVTNVTFLHDDSYLVSTGGKDMSVMQWRIV
- the eml1 gene encoding echinoderm microtubule-associated protein-like 1 isoform X4; protein product: MEDGFSSYSSLYDTSSLLQFCNDDSASAASSMEVTDRIASLEQRVQMQEDEIQLLKSALADVVRRLNASEEQQAMGSRRGPTKDPALMRKSSSADSNVGKPARPMIATLPLRPTVNNGTILPKKGSGTLPSPSGSGSRKDNSTPAKRFLYLPLSTVRRANSNEHVGTLTRKDSGDKGNRTRAGSTGSNSSGKRSDSKQRDPVFNAEEGYVKMYLKGRPITMFMPKEKVDSYCLEAKADLPSNKLKLDWVYGYRGRDCRSNLYLLPTGETVYFIASVVVLFNVDEQLQRHYTGHTDDIKCLAVHPDKITIATGQVAGTSSDGKQLAPHVRVWDSVSLNTLHVLGTGFFDRALVCLAFSKSNGGNTLCVVDDSNDHVLSVWDWQREDRLAEVKCSNESVFAADFHPTDCNVIVTCGKSHLYFWSLEKGMLVKKQGLFEKQEKPKFVLCVTFAENGDAITGDSSGNILVWGKGTNRISHVIQGAHEGSIFALSTLRNGTLVSGGKDRRLVCWDSSYQQIQTVEVPELFGPIRTIAEGRGETVLIGTTKNFVLQGSLDGEFMPITQGHTDELWGLAVHPLKPQFLTCGYDRQVCLWDSSSHQLIWTKSMEDSAQSAGFHPSGAVVAIGTQTGRWLVLDTDSKDLVTVHTDGNEQLSVMSYGPDGNFLVIGSHDNYIYIYAVAENGRKYSRVGKCSGHSSFITHLDWSVDSQYLVSNSGDYEILYWIPSVCKQVVSVETTRDIEWATYTCALGFQVFGLWPDGSDGTDINAVCRTNDKSLLVTGDDFGKVHLFSYPCSQFRAPSHAYGGHSSHVTNVTFLHDDSYLVSTGGKDMSVMQWRIV
- the eml1 gene encoding echinoderm microtubule-associated protein-like 1 isoform X7, whose product is MEDGFSSYSSLYDTSSLLQFCNDDSASAASSMEVTDRIASLEQRVQMQEDEIQLLKSALADVVRRLNASEEQQAMGSRRGPTKARPMIATLPLRPTVNNGTILPKKGSGTLPSPSGSGSRKDNSTPAKSTVRRANSNEHVGTLTRKDSGDKGNRTRAGSTGSNSSGKRSDSKQRDPVFNAEEGYVKMYLKGRPITMFMPKEKVDSYCLEAKADLPSNKLKLDWVYGYRGRDCRSNLYLLPTGETVYFIASVVVLFNVDEQLQRHYTGHTDDIKCLAVHPDKITIATGQVAGTSSDGKQLAPHVRVWDSVSLNTLHVLGTGFFDRALVCLAFSKSNGGNTLCVVDDSNDHVLSVWDWQREDRLAEVKCSNESVFAADFHPTDCNVIVTCGKSHLYFWSLEKGMLVKKQGLFEKQEKPKFVLCVTFAENGDAITGDSSGNILVWGKGTNRISHVIQGAHEGSIFALSTLRNGTLVSGGKDRRLVCWDSSYQQIQTVEVPELFGPIRTIAEGRGETVLIGTTKNFVLQGSLDGEFMPITQGHTDELWGLAVHPLKPQFLTCGYDRQVCLWDSSSHQLIWTKSMEDSAQSAGFHPSGAVVAIGTQTGRWLVLDTDSKDLVTVHTDGNEQLSVMSYGPDGNFLVIGSHDNYIYIYAVAENGRKYSRVGKCSGHSSFITHLDWSVDSQYLVSNSGDYEILYWIPSVCKQVVSVETTRDIEWATYTCALGFQVFGLWPDGSDGTDINAVCRTNDKSLLVTGDDFGKVHLFSYPCSQFRAPSHAYGGHSSHVTNVTFLHDDSYLVSTGGKDMSVMQWRIV
- the eml1 gene encoding echinoderm microtubule-associated protein-like 1 isoform X6, with protein sequence MEDGFSSYSSLYDTSSLLQFCNDDSASAASSMEVTDRIASLEQRVQMQEDEIQLLKSALADVVRRLNASEEQQAMGSRRGPTKARPMIATLPLRPTVNNGTILPKKGSGTLPSPSGSGSRKDNSTPAKRFLYLPLSTVRRANSNEHVGTLTRKDSGDKGNRTRAGSTGSNSSGKRSDSKQRDPVFNAGMRRVTHCKEEGYVKMYLKGRPITMFMPKEKVDSYCLEAKADLPSNKLKLDWVYGYRGRDCRSNLYLLPTGETVYFIASVVVLFNVDEQLQRHYTGHTDDIKCLAVHPDKITIATGQVAGTSSDGKQLAPHVRVWDSVSLNTLHVLGTGFFDRALVCLAFSKSNGGNTLCVVDDSNDHVLSVWDWQREDRLAEVKCSNESVFAADFHPTDCNVIVTCGKSHLYFWSLEKGMLVKKQGLFEKQEKPKFVLCVTFAENGDAITGDSSGNILVWGKGTNRISHVIQGAHEGSIFALSTLRNGTLVSGGKDRRLVCWDSSYQQIQTVEVPELFGPIRTIAEGRGETVLIGTTKNFVLQGSLDGEFMPITQGHTDELWGLAVHPLKPQFLTCGYDRQVCLWDSSSHQLIWTKSMEDSAQSAGFHPSGAVVAIGTQTGRWLVLDTDSKDLVTVHTDGNEQLSVMSYGPDGNFLVIGSHDNYIYIYAVAENGRKYSRVGKCSGHSSFITHLDWSVDSQYLVSNSGDYEILYWIPSVCKQVVSVETTRDIEWATYTCALGFQVFGLWPDGSDGTDINAVCRTNDKSLLVTGDDFGKVHLFSYPCSQFRAPSHAYGGHSSHVTNVTFLHDDSYLVSTGGKDMSVMQWRIV
- the eml1 gene encoding echinoderm microtubule-associated protein-like 1 isoform X1; amino-acid sequence: MEDGFSSYSSLYDTSSLLQFCNDDSASAASSMEVTDRIASLEQRVQMQEDEIQLLKSALADVVRRLNASEEQQAMGSRRGPTKDPALMRKSSSADSNVGKPARPMIATLPLRPTVNNGTILPKKGSGTLPSPSGSGSRKDNSTPAKRFLYLPLSTVRRANSNEHVGTLTRKDSGDKGNRTRAGSTGSNSSGKRSDSKQRDPVFNAGMRRVTHCKEEGYVKMYLKGRPITMFMPKEKVDSYCLEAKADLPSNKLKLDWVYGYRGRDCRSNLYLLPTGETVYFIASVVVLFNVDEQLQRHYTGHTDDIKCLAVHPDKITIATGQVAGTSSDGKQLAPHVRVWDSVSLNTLHVLGTGFFDRALVCLAFSKSNGGNTLCVVDDSNDHVLSVWDWQREDRLAEVKCSNESVFAADFHPTDCNVIVTCGKSHLYFWSLEKGMLVKKQGLFEKQEKPKFVLCVTFAENGDAITGDSSGNILVWGKGTNRISHVIQGAHEGSIFALSTLRNGTLVSGGKDRRLVCWDSSYQQIQTVEVPELFGPIRTIAEGRGETVLIGTTKNFVLQGSLDGEFMPITQGHTDELWGLAVHPLKPQFLTCGYDRQVCLWDSSSHQLIWTKSMEDSAQSAGFHPSGAVVAIGTQTGRWLVLDTDSKDLVTVHTDGNEQLSVMSYGPDGNFLVIGSHDNYIYIYAVAENGRKYSRVGKCSGHSSFITHLDWSVDSQYLVSNSGDYEILYWIPSVCKQVVSVETTRDIEWATYTCALGFQVFGLWPDGSDGTDINAVCRTNDKSLLVTGDDFGKVHLFSYPCSQFRAPSHAYGGHSSHVTNVTFLHDDSYLVSTGGKDMSVMQWRIV
- the eml1 gene encoding echinoderm microtubule-associated protein-like 1 isoform X5, coding for MSECEGLPTDDSASAASSMEVTDRIASLEQRVQMQEDEIQLLKSALADVVRRLNASEEQQAMGSRRGPTKDPALMRKSSSADSNVGKPARPMIATLPLRPTVNNGTILPKKGSGTLPSPSGSGSRKDNSTPAKRFLYLPLSTVRRANSNEHVGTLTRKDSGDKGNRTRAGSTGSNSSGKRSDSKQRDPVFNAGMRRVTHCKEEGYVKMYLKGRPITMFMPKEKVDSYCLEAKADLPSNKLKLDWVYGYRGRDCRSNLYLLPTGETVYFIASVVVLFNVDEQLQRHYTGHTDDIKCLAVHPDKITIATGQVAGTSSDGKQLAPHVRVWDSVSLNTLHVLGTGFFDRALVCLAFSKSNGGNTLCVVDDSNDHVLSVWDWQREDRLAEVKCSNESVFAADFHPTDCNVIVTCGKSHLYFWSLEKGMLVKKQGLFEKQEKPKFVLCVTFAENGDAITGDSSGNILVWGKGTNRISHVIQGAHEGSIFALSTLRNGTLVSGGKDRRLVCWDSSYQQIQTVEVPELFGPIRTIAEGRGETVLIGTTKNFVLQGSLDGEFMPITQGHTDELWGLAVHPLKPQFLTCGYDRQVCLWDSSSHQLIWTKSMEDSAQSAGFHPSGAVVAIGTQTGRWLVLDTDSKDLVTVHTDGNEQLSVMSYGPDGNFLVIGSHDNYIYIYAVAENGRKYSRVGKCSGHSSFITHLDWSVDSQYLVSNSGDYEILYWIPSVCKQVVSVETTRDIEWATYTCALGFQVFGLWPDGSDGTDINAVCRTNDKSLLVTGDDFGKVHLFSYPCSQFRAPSHAYGGHSSHVTNVTFLHDDSYLVSTGGKDMSVMQWRIV
- the eml1 gene encoding echinoderm microtubule-associated protein-like 1 isoform X3, with translation MEDGFSSYSSLYDTSSLLQFCNDDSASAASSMEVTDRIASLEQRVQMQEDEIQLLKSALADVVRRLNASEEQQAMGSRRGPTKDPALMRKSSSADSNVGKPARPMIATLPLRPTVNNGTILPKKGSGTLPSPSGSGSRKDNSTPAKSTVRRANSNEHVGTLTRKDSGDKGNRTRAGSTGSNSSGKRSDSKQRDPVFNAGMRRVTHCKEEGYVKMYLKGRPITMFMPKEKVDSYCLEAKADLPSNKLKLDWVYGYRGRDCRSNLYLLPTGETVYFIASVVVLFNVDEQLQRHYTGHTDDIKCLAVHPDKITIATGQVAGTSSDGKQLAPHVRVWDSVSLNTLHVLGTGFFDRALVCLAFSKSNGGNTLCVVDDSNDHVLSVWDWQREDRLAEVKCSNESVFAADFHPTDCNVIVTCGKSHLYFWSLEKGMLVKKQGLFEKQEKPKFVLCVTFAENGDAITGDSSGNILVWGKGTNRISHVIQGAHEGSIFALSTLRNGTLVSGGKDRRLVCWDSSYQQIQTVEVPELFGPIRTIAEGRGETVLIGTTKNFVLQGSLDGEFMPITQGHTDELWGLAVHPLKPQFLTCGYDRQVCLWDSSSHQLIWTKSMEDSAQSAGFHPSGAVVAIGTQTGRWLVLDTDSKDLVTVHTDGNEQLSVMSYGPDGNFLVIGSHDNYIYIYAVAENGRKYSRVGKCSGHSSFITHLDWSVDSQYLVSNSGDYEILYWIPSVCKQVVSVETTRDIEWATYTCALGFQVFGLWPDGSDGTDINAVCRTNDKSLLVTGDDFGKVHLFSYPCSQFRAPSHAYGGHSSHVTNVTFLHDDSYLVSTGGKDMSVMQWRIV